A genomic segment from Lagenorhynchus albirostris chromosome X, mLagAlb1.1, whole genome shotgun sequence encodes:
- the LOC132513282 gene encoding peptidyl-prolyl cis-trans isomerase A-like — MVNPTVFFNIAMDGKPLGRISLELFADKFPKTEENFHGLSTEEKGFGYKGSRFHRIIPGFLCQGGDFRCHNGTGGKSIFGEKFDDENFLLKHTGPGILSMANAGPNTNGSQFFICTAKTECLDGKHVVFGKVKEHMNIVEAMECSGSRNCKTSKKITIADCGQI, encoded by the coding sequence ATGGTCAACCCCACTGTGTTCTTCAACATCGCTATGGATGGCAAGCCCTTGGGCCGCATCTCCTTGGAGCTGTTTGCAGACAAATTTCCAAAGACAGAAGAGAACTTCCATGGTCTGAGCACTGAGGAGAAAGGATTTGGTTATAAAGGTTCCCGTTTTCACAGAATAATTCCGGGATTTCTGTGCCAGGGTGGTGACTTCAGATGCCATAATGGCACTGGTGGCAAGTCCATCTTTGGGGAGAAATTTGATGATGAGAATTTCCTCCTGAAGCATACGGGTCCTGGCATCTTGTCCATGGCAAATGCTGGCCCCAACACAAACGGTTCCCAGTTTTTCATCTGCACTGCCAAGACTGAGTGCTTGGATGGCAAACATGTGGTCTTTGGCAAGGTAAAGGAGCACATGAATATTGTGGAAGCCATGGAGTGCTCTGGGTCCAGAAATTGCAAGACCAGCAAGAAGATCACCATTGCTGACTGTGGACAAATCTAA